The window ATTGCAAACTGATTGCAGGATGATAGATGAAAGGAGACAAAATGGCTACAGGTGATAATTGGCTTGAGGTTTCAAGAAGTGGCCTCAGAGAGTTACAGGAAGGTAAGCCGAAGCACTTTATTGTCCGGGAACTTGTGCAGAACGCTTGGGATGAAAAGGTAACGTACTGCAAGCTGACCACAAGTTGGAATAAAGGTGTTGCTAAGATTGAGGTTGAAGATGATAGCCCGGAAGGATTCAGAGATTTATCGGATGCCTTTACGTTGTTTTCCCATACATACAAGAGGTCTGATCCTGAGAAGCGTGGTAGGTTTAATCTTGGCGAGAAGGAAGTTCTAGCGATGTGTGATTATGCCTTGATACGGACTACGAAAGGGACCCTAGTTTTTGATAATAACGGGAGGCATAGGTCTGGTCGAAAGCGGATAGCTGGTACGGTTATAATGGTACATGTCAAGATGAAGAAGTTCGAGTACGATGATATGCTGAAGGCACTACGAAAGTACATGGTGCCTGATGGAATCAGGTTTAGTGTCAACGGAGAAGAGGTCTTGTATCGTCGACCGTTCAAGGTATTTGAGGCTACGCTTCCTACAGAATACGTAGTGAATGGTGTGTTTACAAGGACAAGAAGAAAGACTCGAATCCATGTTATGCATCGTAACCCTGAAAGCGGTGCAATGTTGTATGAATTAGGAATCCCGGTCTGTGAGATTGAGTGTCTATACGACATTGATGTTCAGCAGAAGGTTCCGCTGTCAACCGACAGGAGTATGGTTCCCGAAAGCTATTTGTCAAACGTCTATGCGGAAGTGCTCAATGCGGTATACGAGGTTGTGCCTGAAGAGTGTGCATCTGAGCAATGGATTAGAGAGGCGATTGGGAATAGCAGAATAGGACGTGAGGCACTCAAGGATGTTATTGAAAAGAGATTTGGAGACAAGGTTGTAGTTGCCAACCAGTGGGATAGAACGTCTATTGATAGAGCTGTTTCGGAAGGATATAGAGTAATTAGGGGGCAGGATCTCTCAAAGGCTGAATGGACGAATGTACATCAGTATGAACTGATTAAGTCATCGAGCGTTCTGTTCGGTACGAGGTTTGTAGGATTCACGGAAGTGGACCCCGATGATAACATGAGGAAGGTAGCCGAGCTTGCCCGAAAGATTGCGAAAGGATATCTTGGGGTGGATATTCTGGTTAAGTTTGCTCGATGGGAAGGGAATACAGGAGCAGAGTATGGCAATAAGGAGTTGTCGTTTAATGTTGCATGTCTTGGCGTGGGTTTTTTCAATCCACCACTGTCCGAAAAGGTAATAGATCTGATTGTTCACGAAATATGTCACGAGCGTGGTTTGCACACGCAGGCAAGTTATCATAATGCACTGACTGGGGTTTGTGGAATGCTGGTTATGATTGCTTTGAAGGAACCTGAATTCTTTGAAGTTGATTAAACAGATAGTAAAGGAGGTGAAAAGATGTTTTGTAAAAAATCGGATCACCAGTACGCTGAGAAGGAATGCCCGCAGTGTGGACAGGAGTTTTGCTACGCCTGTTGTAACGGGACAAACGTAGACCAGGAAGGAAATTATGACCCTGATTACATGAACTGTCCCTATTGTGGAGCAGACTACTACGGAGCAGATTACTACACTCCTGTCCGTGATATAGCAGGGCAAATTGTAAACGGATTGCAAAAAAGCTCGGTACCCCACCCCAAACGTTAAAGGAAGGAGAATGAGAAGTGGAAATAACAAAAGAAGCAATGGAACAATATGAGAAAGTTAGGGCAAGCGGGATTTGTAATATGTTTGATATGAATTGTGTCGCTACGGTATCCAAGAAGCTGAAATTCAAAGAATTATACAAGATAGTTCAAAGCAGGAAAGAATATGGAAATTTATTGGAGAATTTCAGCGTTCTAATGAAAAAATATGGAATAAAACAGAGATAAGAGGTAAGCCCATGGTAAACCAAACATAGGGTGCAAAAATTTGCTAAGTATTTGATATTACGTCATTTTTTATTTGACAACTAAATTTTTTTCTGCTAGAATGAATCATAAACCACAAATCATAAGGCAATGGAAGGAAGGTGAGCGAAATGGCATTGGTTAAGCAAACTGGAACATTGGAAGAAGTGGTTGATAATGCAAGGATTGATATTGAAGAACTGCGTGATGAAATGGAAAGTTGGCGGGACAATATATCCGGGACTGGACTGGAATCTACCGAGAAGTATGAAAGAGTCGACGATACTGCTGATACACTTGATAGAATTGTTGATGCCCTGAATGATATTACATGGATGGATATTAGGGAAAGTGAGGTTAAGTTTCAAGTTGATCAAAGGAAAAAGGCTCCACGATGGCTTAGACTACAGAATTCGGTATCTGCTCTTAATGCGGCATCTGAGGTTATTGACAATATTATTGAAAACCTTAACGATATTAAAGAGAGTCTTGATACTGCAGTCTCCGAGGCAGATGGTGTTGATTTCCCCACAATGTACGGTTAGGAGGTGCTTGAATGGCAATGGATAAGGAAATATGTGCCGAGTGTGGCAAAAGTGTGGCTCCTGGTTCGGGAAGGTTTGTTAATAGGATATTTGTATCAGATAATTATGAATATCGAAAAGAGATGGGATATCCATTCCCTGATGGAGAGCATATCTGTGAGGAATGCGAAGATGAGGTCTGTTGTGAAAGCAATGAGATGGAGGGGAACAGTGTTCGGGATGTAATGAAGGATAGCATTAGAGAGGTTCTGGCGCAAAACTACAATATTTCCACAGAAGAGGTTGATACCGACCTCGTTGCTCATTTGGCTGATGAGGCGTTTCGTGTCTGTGGTATCGGCGATAAAGAGCAGGACGAACTCTGGAAGAAGGAATAAGGAGGAGTCATGGGATGGTATATAGAAATTAGTGGTACCGTAACTGGCTTATCTGAAAAAGCATGGCTGTTTATTCAAGATAAAGTTGAGAACAGATTCGAGACAGTAGAGTGGACACCTGAAAATGGTG of the Thermodesulfobacteriota bacterium genome contains:
- a CDS encoding DUF5049 domain-containing protein, with protein sequence MEITKEAMEQYEKVRASGICNMFDMNCVATVSKKLKFKELYKIVQSRKEYGNLLENFSVLMKKYGIKQR